In Oryza sativa Japonica Group chromosome 3, ASM3414082v1, one DNA window encodes the following:
- the LOC4334673 gene encoding protein transport protein SEC13 homolog B, translated as MSSNKIELDHKDMVHDSAIDYYGKSLATASSDSTVQISSIGGASAPSQLLATLSGHYGPVWRVAWAHPKFGSILASCGYDGRVVVWKEGAAGQWSQAHVFDNHKSSLNSIAWAPYELGLCLACGSSDGSISVMTMRPDGGWDSTTIEQAHPVGVMAVSWAPATALGSIVGSGELVQKLVSGGFDCVVKVWAFVNGSWKLDSVLPSDMHTDCVRDVSWAPVLGLAKFTIASASEDGKVVIWTKGKEGDKWEGKVMHDFEAPAWRVSWSLTGNILSVAAGSGDITLWKEASDGQWEKVTKVEP; from the coding sequence ATGTCGTCAAACAAGATAGAGCTTGACCACAAGGACATGGTCCATGATTCTGCCATCGACTACTACGGGAAGAGCCTTGCCACAGCCTCCTCAGACTCCACCGTGCAGATCAGCAGCATTGGAGGTGCATCCGCGCCATCCCAGCTGCTTGCAACCCTCAGCGGACACTATGGACCTGTGTGGCGTGTTGCATGGGCCCATCCCAAGTTTGGTTCGATTCTTGCATCCTGCGGCTACGATGGCCGTGTCGTAGTTTGGAAGGAGGGTGCAGCTGGGCAATGGTCTCAGGCTCACGTATTCGACAACCACAAGTCTTCACTCAACTCCATTGCTTGGGCTCCGTATGAGCTTGGCCTTTGCCTTGCCTGTGGCTCTTCCGACGGGAGCATCTCTGTCATGACCATGCGCCCGGATGGAGGATGGGACTCCACAACAATTGAGCAAGCACACCCTGTTGGGGTGATGGCAGTCTCATGGGCTCCAGCAACCGCACTCGGTTCCATTGTTGGCTCAGGGGAACTTGTCCAGAAGCTCGTCTCTGGTGGCTTCGACTGTGTTGTCAAGGTGTGGGCTTTTGTCAATGGCAGCTGGAAGCTGGATAGCGTTCTGCCCTCCGACATGCACACGGACTGCGTTAGAGATGTATCCTGGGCACCTGTTTTGGGCCTCGCAAAGTTTACAATCGCCAGTGCCTCTGAAGACGGTAAGGTTGTCATCTGGACCAAGGGGAAAGAGGGCGACAAATGGGAAGGGAAGGTGATGCATGACTTCGAGGCTCCGGCATGGAGGGTGTCCTGGTCACTGACCGGAAACATACTGTCCGTGGCGGCCGGCTCCGGCGATATCACACTGTGGAAGGAGGCATCAGATGGTCAGTGGGAGAAGGTGACCAAGGTGGAGCCATAG
- the LOC4334674 gene encoding uncharacterized protein — protein sequence MSSNPVGVDNTFRRKFDKEEYLERARQREREEKEEARKGKEKGPPVQRQPLKHRDYEVDLESRLGKTQVVTPIAPLSQQAGYYCKVCECVVKDSANYLDHINGKKHQRALGMSMRVERASLEQVQKRFESLKKRKDPGSFSEQDLDERILKQQQEDEERKRQRKEKKKEKKKELAAQNEPEEDIDPDVAAMMGFGGFRSSKK from the exons ATGTCTAGCAAT CCGGTTGGTGTCGATAACACTTTCCGGAGGAAATTTGACAAGGAGGAGTACTTGGAACGAGCTCGGCAGAGGGAGCGGGAGGAGAAG GAAGAAGCGCGGAAAGGCAAGG AAAAGGGCCCTCCTGTGCAAAGGCAACCTTTGAAGCATAGGGACTATGAAGTTGACCTTGAGTCCCGTCTTGGCAAGACTCAG GTGGTAACTCCAATTGCACCTTTGAGTCAACAG GCTGGTTACTATTGTAAAGTTTGTGAATGTGTCGTTAAAGATTCAGCTAACTATTTGGACCATATAAATGGCAAGAAAC ATCAGAGAGCATTGGGCATGTCTATGCGTGTTGAGAGAGCATCACTTGAACAG GTTCAGAAAAGGTTTGAGTCACTTAAGAAGAGGAAAGACCCAGGTAGCTTTAGTGAACAAG ATTTGGATGAGAGAATATTGAAACAGCAGCAAGAGGATGAGGAGAGGAAGCGCCAAcgcaaagaaaagaagaaagagaaaaag AAAGAGCTGGCTGCCCAGAATGAACCTGAGGAGGACATAGACCCTGATGTTGCTGCCATGATGGGTTTCGGAGGCTTCCGTTCCTCAAAGAAATGA
- the LOC136355700 gene encoding uncharacterized protein: protein MAEIGKGLVFSPSDDQLTDGYLRSYLVRTSLDDLPSAATSYFHVADVYSAPPDQLVAGLAPAPGTGDGDGRVWYVFTPVRVLGSRGARKARTVGGGCGECWHAEGGPKDVKGSAAGGKLQKFSYKIKTALGAVVKPGWLMVEFSFPGSDHLALCKVYRSPRTSRYGAPSPPSSAASSPSRAAPPPVSSTSGRKRKAEEESDHPEAPASSAPRRTLPASEQHVDVDAAAASEPDQGGYLSTDQLDSVAAFVQEHEAFVQEHEGDEEFCKSLGFDERSDPQCWTNFFLSALEEFGPAPETDAAAVAVAAVEPGPCPEYEEHDDTATTAASSHAYDSATAELVNLSDKEFYDIIFSGDQQGGAAVAG from the coding sequence ATGGCTGAGATCGGCAAGGGCTTGGTGTTCTCCCCCAGCGACGACCAGCTCACCGACGGCTACCTCCGGAGCTACCTTGTCCGGACCAGCCTCGACGACctgccctccgccgccacctcctacTTCCACGTCGCCGACGTGTACTCCGCCCCACCCGAtcagctcgtcgccggcctcgccccGGCGCCcggcaccggcgacggcgatggccgggTGTGGTACGTGTTCACCCCAGTGCGCGTTCTCGGCAgccgcggcgcgaggaaggctcgcaccgtcggcggcggctgcggcgagtGCTGGCACGCGGAGGGAGGCCCCAAGGACGTCAAGggcagcgccgccggcggcaagcTGCAGAAGTTCTCGTACAAGATCAAGACGGCGTTGGGCGCCGTCGTCAAGCCCGGGTGGCTCATGGTGGAGTTCTCGTTCCCCGGCTCCGACCACCTCGCGCTCTGCAAGGTCTACCGCTCGCCCCGCACGTCGCGCTAcggcgcgccctcgccgccgtcctccgccgcgtcgtcaccgtcgagggccgcgccgccgcccgtgtcGTCGACGTCCGGCCGCAAGCGCAAGGCAGAGGAGGAGTCCGACCACCCCGAGGCGCCAGCGAGCAGCGCGCCGCGGCGAACTCTGCCGGCGTCGGAGCAAcacgtcgacgtcgacgccgcTGCAGCATCCGAGCCGGATCAGGGCGGCTACCTGAGCACTGACCAGCTGGACAGCGTCGCGGCGTTCGTGCAAGAACACGAGGCGTTCGTGCAAGAACACGAGGGGGACGAGGAGTTCTGCAAGAGCCTCGGGTTCGACGAGCGCTCGGATCCGCAATGCTGGACCAACTTCTTCTTGTCGGCGTTGGAGGAGTTCGGGCCGGCGCCAGaaaccgacgccgccgccgtcgccgtcgccgccgttgagcCTGGCCCTTGCCCGGAGTACGAGGAACACGATGACACTGCCACTACTGCTGCGTCCAGCCATGCTTACGACAGTGCCACGGCTGAGCTGGTGAACCTCTCGGACAAGGAGTTCTATGACATCATCTTCTCCGGTGACCAACAAGGCGGCGCCGCTGTGGCTGGATGA